In Drosophila bipectinata strain 14024-0381.07 chromosome 2R, DbipHiC1v2, whole genome shotgun sequence, one genomic interval encodes:
- the LOC108122977 gene encoding uncharacterized protein: MCKYVLIAALAVMTTVPRVRATLHDLPGVFDFSNLDLVNFQYFKNLPSQDPRTAATANPFIEHFQKKKAVLDYFDRLFFGNSPFQQPSEIPFDPHFGRAWRPTYERKFGYRGERLIAALGSGYSVQQLRHFGAIPREYGTPHYPS, from the exons ATGTGCAAATACGTCTTAATTGCTGCACTGGCCGTGATG ACCACCGTCCCACGAGTCCGGGCCACGCTGCACGACCTGCCCGGGGTCTTTGACTTCTCCAACCTGGACCTTGTCAATTTCCAGTACTTTAAGAACCTGCCATCCCAGGATCCGAGAACTGCTGCCACCGCCAATCCCTTTATAGAGCACTTCCAGAAGAAGAAGGCTGTTCTGGATTATTTTGACCGCCTGTTCTTTGGAAATTCACCATTTCAGCAGCCCAGCGAGATTCCTTTTGACCCGCATTTTGGCCGGGCGTGGCGTCCAACCTACGAACGAAAGTTTGGCTATCGCGGTGAGCGTCTTATCGCCGCGCTGGGATCAGGGTACTCCGTCCAGCAGCTCCGTCATTTTGGAGCTATTCCTCGGGAGTACGGCACGCCGCATTATCCCAGCTGA
- the LOC108122978 gene encoding U6 snRNA-associated Sm-like protein LSm6, translating into MSRKEALSQFINQIHGRPVAVKLNNGVDYRGVLACLDGYMNICLEQTEEYVNGQLKNKYGDAFIRGNNVLYISTQKRRV; encoded by the exons ATGTCCCGCAAGGAGGCTCTTTCTCAATTCATCAATCAGATACACGGACGTCCCGTTGCCGTGAAACTGAATAATGGCGTGGACTACCGAG GTGTTTTGGCTTGCTTGGACGGATACATGAATATCTGCCTGGAACAGACGGAGGAGTACGTCAACGGGCAGTTGAAGAACAAATACGGAGATGCCTTCATCCGCGGCAACAATGTCCTCTACATTTCCACGCAAAAACGGAGAGTCTAA
- the LOC108122979 gene encoding uncharacterized protein, whose amino-acid sequence MAKLNARLLPLVLFFVTLMVQTSLATVQPKAPNFQYFERPKYRYPYYDEHGRGKLLYGYGGPELYQYKTYTPLEGIH is encoded by the exons ATGGCAAAGTTGAACGCTCGGCTGCTGCCC CTTGTTCTATTTTTTGTAACCTTAATGGTTCAGACTTCCCTGGCTACAGTTCAGCCAAAGGCGCCGAATTTCCAGTACTTTGAAAG ACCCAAATACCGTTACCCCTATTATGATGAACATGGCCGAGGAAAGCTTCTATATGGATATGGCGGACCAGAATTGTATCAGTACAAGACCTACACGCCTCTGGAAGGCATACACTGA